GTTGAAGGCGAAATGGAGCGCGCGTGAGACGGCATTCGCCTGCACGCTATTAAAAATCAACCCGTAGGCGACGAGCAGAAAGAGGGCGAAAACCACGCCCATCCAGCGCATTCCCAGCCCACGCGCCATATACCACGCCGGGCCGCCGCGGAACTGGCCTGTCGGGTCACGTTCTTTATAAAGCTGGGCAAGCGAACACTCGGCGAAGGAGGTCGCCATGCCAATGATGGCCGAGACCCACATCCAGAATACCGCGCCGGGACCGCCTGCGGCGATAGCCAGCGCCACGCCGGCCAGGTTACCGCTGCCAATCCGCGCCGCGAGGCTGGTACACAGAGCCTGAAATGACGTCAGGCCGCCTGGCTGCGGGCTAAGGCTGCCTTTCAGACTGCGGCTAAATTGGCGAATATAACGAAACTGAATGAATCCGGTACGCCAGGTAAACCAACATCCTGCGCCGAGCAGCAGGTAAATCATTACCGAGCCCCAGAGTATTTCGTTAATAAAACTGAAAAACTCAGGCATTAACGTCCCTCTTGTTGATGCCGGCACGCTTTGATAATCCTGTATAAGCGTGACCCATGATGTAGATGACCTTGTCAGACTAATATTAACGGCAGTTTACCATAAATACGGTGGTATCCTTTAATTGCGCATCAACCGTCGGCAGATACGCAAACAGTGCACAAGGGCAGCCAGGTGCATGTAGGCGGTTGCGCTGTGAGTGCGTCGTGTTATCATCAGGGTAGACCGGTTACATCCCCTAACAAGCTGTTTAAAGAGAAACTCTATCATGACGGACAAATTGACCTCCCTTCGTCAGTTCACCACCGTAGTGGCTGATACCGGAGATATCGCGGCAATGAAACTGTATCAGCCGCAGGATGCTACAACTAACCCTTCTCTCATTCTTAACGCAGCGCAAATCCCGGAATATCGTAAGCTGATTGACGATGCTGTCGCCTGGGCGAAACAGCAGAGCAGCGACCGCGCGCAGCAGGTTGTTGACGCGACCGATAAGCTGGCGGTGAATATTGGCCTGGAGATCCTGAAGCTGGTGCCGGGGCGTATTTCTACCGAAGTTGACGCGCGTCTGTCTTATGACACTGAAGCGTCTATCGCCAAAGCAAAACGTATCATTAAACTCTACAATGATGCGGGTATCAGCAACGATCGTATCCTGATCAAGCTGGCGTCCACCTGGCAGGGCATTCGTGCAGCCGAACAGCTGGAAAAAGAAGGCATCAACTGTAACCTGACGCTGCTGTTCTCCTTCGCGCAGGCGCGTGCGTGCGCCGAAGCGGGCGTCTACCTGATCTCGCCGTTCGTAGGTCGTATTCTTGACTGGTATAAAGCCAATACCGACAAGAAAGACTATGCGCCAGCTGAAGATCCGGGCGTGGTTTCCGTAACGGAAATCTACGAGTACTACAAACAGCATGGTTACGAAACCGTCGTTATGGGCGCAAGCTTCCGTAACGTAGGCGAAATTCTGGAGCTGGCGGGCTGCGACCGTCTGACTATCGCGCCGGCATTGCTGAAAGAACTGGCGGAAAGCGAAGGGGCGATTGAGCGTAAGCTCTCTTTCTCCGGCGAAGTCAAAGCGCGCCCGGAACGCATTACCGAAGCCGAGTTCCTGTGGCAGCATCACCAGGACCCCATGGCGGTTGACAAACTGGCGGATGGTATCCGTAAGTTTGCGGTAGACCAGGAAAAACTGGAAAAAATGATCGGCGATCTGCTGTAATCATTAACGCGTGGCCCTGATATGGGTCACGCTACCTCTTCTGAAACCTGTCTGTCCTTCCCTTCGCAGTGTATCATTCTGTTTAACGAGACTGTTTAAACGGAATAATCATGGATACCTTACGTATTGGCTTAGTTTCTATCTCCGACCGCGCTTCAAGCGGCGTTTACCAGGATAAAGGCATTCCTGCGCTTGAGGAGTGGCTCGCTTCTGCGCTGACCACGCCTTTCGAGGTCCAACGGCGCTTAATTCCTGATGAACAGGAAATTATCGAGCAAACGTTGTGTGAACTGGTCGATGAGATGAGCTGTCATCTGGTGCTGACCACTGGCGGTACCGGTCCGGCGCGTCGCGACGTCACGCCGGACGCGACCCTTGCCATCGCCGACCGTGAAATGCCAGGTTTTGGCGAGCAGATGCGCCAGATCAGCCTGCGCTTTGTGCCGACCGCCATTCTTTCCCGCCAGGTGGGCGTTATCCGTAAACAGGCGTTAATTCTTAATCTGCCTGGACAGCCAAAATCGATCAAAGAAACGCTGGAAGGCGTAAAAGCGGACGATGGCAGCGTTAGCGTGCCGGGCATTTTTGCGAGCGTGCCGTATTGCATACAGCTGCTTGACGGGCCGTATGTCGAAACCGCGCCGGAAGTGGTTGCCGCTTTCCGTCCAAAGAGCGCCAGACGTGAGAATATGTCGGACTGACCGGAAAATACTGATAGTAGGGTTATTCCTCCCGGTGCGGGAGGAATAAAAGAGATTTAGTGCGCCTCGCCGATTGGCAGAATAGTGCGGCCAAATTGCTCGTTTAGCACTTCACCCATCGCCAGATAAATAGCGCTGGCGCCGCAAACCAGACCAACCCAGCCTGCGATATGGATAGTTGCTTCGTTACCGGTGATATTGCCGACCGCCAGCAGAGCGAACAGTACGGTCAGGCTCAGGAAAACAAATTGCAGCGCGCGGGCGGCTTTCAGCGTACCGAAGAACATAAACAGCGTGAACACGCCCCACAGACCTAAATAAGCGCCGAGTAGCTGAGCGTCAGGCGCATCCGTCAGACCCATTTTCGGCATCAGCAGGATAGCGACCAGCGTCAGCCAGAACGAACCGTAAGAGGTAAAGGCCGTTAAACCAAAGGTATTGCCTTTTTTGTACTCCAGCAGACCGGCAAAAATTTGCGCGATACCGCCGTAGAAAATCCCCATCGCCAGAATAATACCGTCCAGGGCGAAAAAACCGGCATTGTGCAGGTTAAGCAGAATGGTGGTCATGCCGAAGCCCATCAGGCCCAGCGGTGCCGGATTAGCCAACTTAGTGTTGCCCATAATTCCTCAAAATCATCATAATTGAATGGTGAAATAGTTTCCCAGAATAACGAGTTCCGTATTCGGGGCGCGGCATAATAATCAGGGGGAAGAGGACTGTCTATGATCTAATAAGGGGGAAAAGAAAATATTTCCCCCAGTGAGGGCATTCACGCCTGAACGGCTGCCATCATTCGTCGCAGGCAGGCTATTTGCAAGACCGCCGGAATAGTCACGCGATACGCGCTGCCGCTCATCGCTTTGACGCCGTTTAACGCCGCGCCGACCGGGCCGCCAAGACCTGCGCCGCGCAGCAATCCGTGGCCCAGGATGCTCATTGCGGCATGGGTACGCAAAATGCGGGTAAGCTGGGTGGAAAGCAGGTGGGAGACCCCTTTTGCCAGACTGCGATCTTTCATGAGCAGCGGCAGCAGTTCTTCCAGTTCAGAAACTTTGGCGTCTACGGCTTGCAGAAATTCCTGCTTATGCGCCGCGTCCATCTTCTGCCAGGTATGACGTAAAAAATGCTCCAGCAGTTGCTGTTCTATTTCAAACGTCGACATGCTTTTATCTGCTTTGAGTTTTAGCCGTTTTGCGACATCCAGCAGAATCGCGCGGTACTGTTTTCCGTGTCCGCGCAATTTGTTGGCGATACTGTCGCCGCCGTAATGCTGAAACTCGCCGGCAATGAGCTGCCAGTTACGGCGGTGTTGCTCCGGGTGACCTTCCATCGCTTTGAACAGCTCGTTATGGCTAAGAACGCTCGACAAGCGAGCTTTGCCCTTTTCGTTATGCGTCAGCAAACGGGCGAAATCGGCGAGTTGTTCTTCGCTA
This DNA window, taken from Salmonella enterica subsp. enterica serovar Typhimurium str. LT2, encodes the following:
- the talB gene encoding transaldolase B (similar to E. coli transaldolase B (AAC73119.1); Blastp hit to AAC73119.1 (317 aa), 94% identity in aa 1 - 317) produces the protein MTDKLTSLRQFTTVVADTGDIAAMKLYQPQDATTNPSLILNAAQIPEYRKLIDDAVAWAKQQSSDRAQQVVDATDKLAVNIGLEILKLVPGRISTEVDARLSYDTEASIAKAKRIIKLYNDAGISNDRILIKLASTWQGIRAAEQLEKEGINCNLTLLFSFAQARACAEAGVYLISPFVGRILDWYKANTDKKDYAPAEDPGVVSVTEIYEYYKQHGYETVVMGASFRNVGEILELAGCDRLTIAPALLKELAESEGAIERKLSFSGEVKARPERITEAEFLWQHHQDPMAVDKLADGIRKFAVDQEKLEKMIGDLL
- the mog gene encoding putative molybdochetalase (molybdopterine biosynthesis; similar to E. coli required for the efficient incorporation of molybdate into molybdoproteins (AAC73120.1); Blastp hit to AAC73120.1 (195 aa), 91% identity in aa 1 - 192), with product MDTLRIGLVSISDRASSGVYQDKGIPALEEWLASALTTPFEVQRRLIPDEQEIIEQTLCELVDEMSCHLVLTTGGTGPARRDVTPDATLAIADREMPGFGEQMRQISLRFVPTAILSRQVGVIRKQALILNLPGQPKSIKETLEGVKADDGSVSVPGIFASVPYCIQLLDGPYVETAPEVVAAFRPKSARRENMSD
- the yaaH gene encoding putative regulatory protein (similar to E. coli orf, hypothetical protein (AAC73121.1); Blastp hit to AAC73121.1 (188 aa), 90% identity in aa 1 - 188), coding for MGNTKLANPAPLGLMGFGMTTILLNLHNAGFFALDGIILAMGIFYGGIAQIFAGLLEYKKGNTFGLTAFTSYGSFWLTLVAILLMPKMGLTDAPDAQLLGAYLGLWGVFTLFMFFGTLKAARALQFVFLSLTVLFALLAVGNITGNEATIHIAGWVGLVCGASAIYLAMGEVLNEQFGRTILPIGEAH
- the htgA gene encoding positive sigma H regulator (functions on sigma 32 promoters permitting growth at high temperature; similar to E. coli putative oxidoreductase (AAC73122.1); Blastp hit to AAC73122.1 (237 aa), 87% identity in aa 1 - 236), which codes for MNVTYLHDEDLDFLQHCSEEQLADFARLLTHNEKGKARLSSVLSHNELFKAMEGHPEQHRRNWQLIAGEFQHYGGDSIANKLRGHGKQYRAILLDVAKRLKLKADKSMSTFEIEQQLLEHFLRHTWQKMDAAHKQEFLQAVDAKVSELEELLPLLMKDRSLAKGVSHLLSTQLTRILRTHAAMSILGHGLLRGAGLGGPVGAALNGVKAMSGSAYRVTIPAVLQIACLRRMMAAVQA